The sequence below is a genomic window from Oscillospiraceae bacterium.
CCCCTGCGCCACCATGCCGGCGAGCCGCTCCTGTGCGTATGCCCTGTTGTACAGGCCGGTCAGCGCGTCGCAAACGGCCCTTTGCTCCAAGAGCTCCTCTTCTTTTTTCCACGTCTCCAGCTTCTGCTCCATCTGCCGGTTCTTTTCCCGGTAATCGGCCAGCTCGCAGATCCGCCAGGTATACCGGGCCGCGATGTAGAACCCAATGACGCAGAACAGGCAGGACTTGATGCTCCAGAGCTTCAGCAAAATATCGTTGAGCGGCGTGGAGTACAGCAGCAGGTTTAAGAAGAGGTAGCAGAACAGCCCCGCCATCACCTCCAGCAGGAACGTCTGGTGGGAGGGATAGCGCAGGATCAGCCGCAGGCGCTCCAGATACGCGGGCCTGCGGAAAAACCGCATGGCAAGCCCGGCGAGAAAAAAGCCCAGCGCCACCGGCAGCCACTTCAGGTTTCCGGCGGCTGAGATGTTGTTGTCAAAGGCCTGGAGCGGCTGCCCAATGAGGATGGCGATGGCGCTGCGGCAGAAGATATTGATGGAGAGACCCAGGATGATCCCGATGAGGGTGCTGAACAGGGCGCACCGCCCGTCCCGGCCCGCATAGAGGAGGGTCTCCACAAACAGCAATACGGCAAACAGCAGCCAGTTGGCGACCAGGTGCAGCTCCAGCTGTGAAAACAGGGCAAAGCAGAGGTAATTGACCACAAAACACACGACGGTGAACGGCACGCGCCTATCCGTCATCCGCTTTTGCTCACAGACCAGGCCAAAATACTGGCGGTTGAAGTAAAAATAGGTGGCGGCCGACAAAAGCGTAATGAAACTATCGAAGAAACTAAGCACTCCGCCGCCTCCTATTGCCGTTTTTTGTCCAGGTACATCGCCTGGTCCGCGCGCGCCAGCAGCTGCTCCAGGTCCGCGCCGCCGTCCTCCGGCGCCTCGGCCACCCCGAAGCTGAACGAGAGGCCATGGCCGCAGCAGCTCTCCCGCCCCAGGGATTGGCGGATCTGCTCCATCCTGTCCCCGGCGGCGTCCCCGCCGCAGTTGGGGAGCAGGATTACAAACTCATCCCCCCCGATCCGCGCGAACAAATCGCCCTTTCTCAGCCGCTGACCGACCAGCCGGGCAAATGTGACGAGATAGCAGTCCCCCGCCTGGTGGCCGTCCCGGTCGTTGACCTGCTTGAGCTTATCCAGGTCGAGGTAGGCCAGGGAAAAGGGCTCCCCGCTCCGGAGCATACGGCTGGCCCGGTCCAGGATGTAACGCCGGGAATAGAGCCCGGTGAGGGCGTCCGTATCCCCCTTGGCGCGCAGCTCCTCCGCCCGTCTGGCCTGCCGCTCCAGCGCCTGCGCCAGGCGCAGGTTCTCCTCCTCCAGGTAACGCACCTTCAGGATGGAATAGAGGTGCGCCAAAAAGCGGAACAGGTAAAATTCCAGCAGCAGTGTGCTGCCCACCAGGAACAGGGGCAGCAGGTCCCATTCGATGGAGGAGGAACAGAGGATGCCGTCCAGCAGCAGGGATAGGTTGCAGAACCAGAGGAAGGTCATGAAGGGCCGCATTTCCTCACTGTCCGACTGGGTGCGGATCACCGCCGCCAGGGGCAGCCCCCGGCCCGGGATGAGCGTATACGACAGGATGTTGATCAAGACTACGATGGAGAGGGTGGCGACGCGCCAGAAGGGCTGATCCAAAAGCGACCGCATGGAGGCGCCCAGGGCCAGGGACGCGGCCCCAATCAGGATCATGTGCAGGGAGATGGACAGCAAGTGGGTCAGGTT
It includes:
- a CDS encoding GGDEF domain-containing protein, coding for MLSFFDSFITLLSAATYFYFNRQYFGLVCEQKRMTDRRVPFTVVCFVVNYLCFALFSQLELHLVANWLLFAVLLFVETLLYAGRDGRCALFSTLIGIILGLSINIFCRSAIAILIGQPLQAFDNNISAAGNLKWLPVALGFFLAGLAMRFFRRPAYLERLRLILRYPSHQTFLLEVMAGLFCYLFLNLLLYSTPLNDILLKLWSIKSCLFCVIGFYIAARYTWRICELADYREKNRQMEQKLETWKKEEELLEQRAVCDALTGLYNRAYAQERLAGMVAQGAPFVLCFVDLDDLKGVNDRHGHSEGDRYLLAVAEQLRSSCRRDTDLLFRYGGDEFLVLLSGLSVAAVEERMEAINAALRAQRDAGRFPFALSVSYGAVDSRGFSDSASLIRAADARMYAQKQSRKKGR
- a CDS encoding GGDEF domain-containing protein — translated: MPHGVYFGWALVLPAALAMAHSAASLWAMKALGGPSELTPARWLRNTLPLAAVFVLWSAAPVPLILFYTLVLASRLLGGLGRKGGRLKELFLINLTHLLSISLHMILIGAASLALGASMRSLLDQPFWRVATLSIVVLINILSYTLIPGRGLPLAAVIRTQSDSEEMRPFMTFLWFCNLSLLLDGILCSSSIEWDLLPLFLVGSTLLLEFYLFRFLAHLYSILKVRYLEEENLRLAQALERQARRAEELRAKGDTDALTGLYSRRYILDRASRMLRSGEPFSLAYLDLDKLKQVNDRDGHQAGDCYLVTFARLVGQRLRKGDLFARIGGDEFVILLPNCGGDAAGDRMEQIRQSLGRESCCGHGLSFSFGVAEAPEDGGADLEQLLARADQAMYLDKKRQ